The genomic region AGTAATTTCTTAAAAAGCTTCTCATCATTGGATATAAATGTATTTCTAGGTAGTGATTATACTGCAAAAAGGAATGTGCTGAAATACAACTTACTTATGTGCTGTCTAAGAGAGATGAATTTTACCTGCGGTCTCAAAAAGTAAAAAAGTAGTTTTGATGTGTCTTATTTAATCGACAACATTATACCCAAGACTTTTCAGGTTTTCGAAAATTTTCTTTCCAAATGATGGTATGAATGCTATGTAAGGTTTCTCATTCATTTTGTTGTGCTCTATCAAAAAACCAACATGTGTCTGTACGGAATCGTCTTGTTTCCTAATCTTCTTATGTCTTCTGATGACCACAACGTTTTCCTTCCTGATTTCCACTCTTGTCAGGATTCCTTTTATTGTAATCTTGTTTGTGTCCGCCTTTAATTTCAGGAATGGTCCTGAAGAGTAGGTAAAGTTCTTTTCGTCCTTGCCTCTATAAAGGCCTCCGTATGCTGTATATGTCGTTATTTCATCAACTCCTTGCAAATAATTTCATGACCACTTCCGTGTTTAACTTTCCGAAATCGTTAAAGTATGTGATTGTTTTTCCATGTTATCGCCTTCGTGACTTTGTGATATGGAATTGGATGATTCCTTGCTCAATAATGTAGATATCTCAGTATATTATCCATTGATTGCGTATATATGTATATCAGAGATTATATATAGAGCCTATTTCAAAACCTTTCCCCTATCTTTTTCCAGCATAACAAGAAGCATGCAATATCTAATAACCCTTTGAAAACAATATTCAGTCTTTCATACCTACTTGCTATTTTCCTGAATCCCATCTTCAACCATGCAAAGAATCGTTCTATAGTTCCTCTTTTATGATATGACTCATACTCGAATCTTGTAGGTCTTCCTCTTTTTCTGTGTTTTTCATTCCTGCTGTTGACTGGAATGTTACTTTTTATAGCTCTGGATCTTAGATACTTCCGTATAGCAACATTATCATAAGCTGAATCTGCAAGTACTTCTAATGGTCTTGTTCTTGGTTTTCTATCAGTCTTAACCTTGATACTTTCCATGATCTTGATAAATTGTTGACTATCATGTTCCTTTCCAGAAGCAATTTGGATCGTCAATGGAAAACCGTCACAACTTACACAAACATGAATCTTTATGCCTTTCCTTTTTTTATGACCGTTGTATGTGGAGTCTTCTCCCCTTTTTTAGTTTCAATGAAACTGCTATCAACACATACAACATCCATAGAGAACTTACCATTCTGGTAAGCGGAATCCCGAAGGGATTCCATTATCCTGTTCCATATACCTTCCTCTGACCATCTTTTCAGCCTTCTCCAGGCAGTTGCCTGGGAACCATAAATAGCTGGCATATCTCCCCATCTGCAACCAGTTATCAGAACAAAGAGAATACCATTGATGACCTTACGGTCATCAGCCCTCTTTCTTCCGGTTATTGGTTGTGGTGGTAAATGTGGCTTAATAAATTTCCATTGATCATCAGAGATTTCTCTGAATTCCATTCATATCCCCATAATAACATTCAGAGAGATAGTATTTATAGTTTTGATATGGGTTCATAGTAATAACTAGCACCATTTTTTAATGATTGATCTGAGAACCGTATTTGTTTGTACAATTGCAGTTGAGCTTTTTCTTGTATTAGTCATGTTCATGTATTGGAAAAATCAGAAAACTTATCCTGGTTTTCTCAAATGGACACTTGGTATTTTTTCATTATTAATTGCTCATATATTTTATTCACTTAGAGGCAATGCTCCTGATTTAATAACAATTGTGCTGGCAAATACATTTGTAATTCTTAGTGTGTTTCTCAAATTAGAAAGTCTGAAACTTTATTTTCAGGTTCCTGCTTTTCGTAGGGATGTATATTTGCTATTTTTTCCTTTGGCATTGGTATTTTACTTTTTCACAGAGTATATTGATAGTCCTCTGATTCGTACTATCATACTCACAGTATTGGCAATTCTTATATTATCTATATCAGTGTATGTTCTTTTGACTCGAAGTAGTCCTGAAGAGATGCTATTTTCCAGGCTATTTGCATCCCTTTATATGCTTTTTATTCTGGTTCTTTTTGGAAGGTTGCTTGAGTGGTGGATTGCACCACTAACCAGAGATTTGTTAACATTATCATTTTTCAACAACATTCTCGTGTTTGTAGATCTGATTATCTCTCTCGGCACGACTATAGTATTTCTTTTGCTGAATGGACAGAGAATGAACAGTGAAATTGAATTTTCAAGGCTGAAGGCACAGGAGTTTGCAGAACGCTATTCTCATGCGGTCAAATCTGCAAAAGCATATGTATGGGATCTTGATCTGGAAACCGGGGATCTATTCTGGGATGACGCACTCGATAAATTATACGGGTCACCAATTGAATCTCAAAAACAACTTAAAAGCATATGTCAGTCATTTGGTATTGATATTGATGATGTTTCAAATCTTGGGAACTTGTGTAATACGAATGTGATTGAAGAAGATCTGACTGTTGAGGTTACTTTCCACCATCCTGAAAATGGAATGAGATTCTTGCTGGTTCATGCAACTACTTCATGTGACAATTCAAATCCTAGTAGATTAAGCGGATTAATTTATGATCTCACATCTTTGAGAAAGGTTGAGCATGCATTAAAGGAATCTCACCGGAAACTAAATCTTTTAACTCAGATAACTCGCCATGATATACTTAACAGGGTTCATATTGTACGTGGTTTTGGACAACTTCTGGCCAGGGAATTAGAACAGCCTAAACAGCAGGAAATGGCAGAACATATCGTTGTAAGTGCTGATCTGATTTTTGATCTTATATCTTTCACAGGACAATATCAGAACATTGGGATGCAAGAGCCAAAATGGCAGGATATTGCTGTTCTACTGGATTCAAATGATATTCGTAATTCGATCGATGGAATTGAATTGAACCGCCCTGACTCTGGAACATTGATCTATGCAGATGTAATGCTGGAGAAACTTCTGTTCAATTTAATTGAGAATTCATTGAGACATGGTGGTGATGTAAAAGTAATTTCTCTTTCATGCGAGCACTCAGATGAATACCTCAAAATAGTATATCAGGATGATGGCGTTGGTGTTCCGGAATCTGAAAAAGATCAGATATTTGAAAGAGGATATGGTAAAAATACCGGTATGGGCTTATTTTTTTGTAGAGAAATACTGGAAATAACTAATTTGGACATCCGTGAAACCGGGGCTTTTGGTGAAGGTGTCAGATTTGAAATGAAAGTTCCTCCTGGTTATTTCAGGATTGGAAATTAATTCAGATCTTTTCTATAACCTGAAAATCGGCTAAATTTAAATCCTGGTGGGAACTTAATGCTTTCTATCTTTCTGTTTTATTATGCTTACAAACGATGCTCTTATCTATAATCGGAATCTTATATTAATCAGGGAGTTTACTAAGTTGTATTTTAAAAGGTGATCGTTTGGCTGAAACAGATTATGACGATAATAATGTAAAGATCATAACTACAGAGATTCAGACTGAAAATCCGGTACTTATTGAGGGATTTCCGGGTATAGGTTTAGTTGGTAATATTGCCAGTCAGCAGATAATAGATGAACTTAAGATGGAATATGTCGGTTCCATAGATTCCAGGCATTTTCCACCGATAGCAGTTCTCTATGAAGGGCTTATCAACATGCCAGTCAGGATTTACGAAAGCACAGAGCATGGCATGGTAATGGTGGTATCTGACATTCCAATCAATCCTGTAGTTGCATACGATATAAGCAAAGCACTTCTCACATGGGCTCAGTCCATCAATGTGAAAGAAATCGTATCCCTTGCAGGAATTGCAACCATGAGCGAGGAACACAAAGTGTTCGGTGCAGCCACCAACATGGACATGCTGGAGAGAATAAAGGAAAAAGTCGAATTATTCCAGATGGGAACAATCTCAGGAATTTCCGGCAGCATCATGGGAGAATGTCTCGTACGTGAAGTGCCGGCAATAAGTCTGCTCGGTTCAACCATGAGTCAGAACCCTGACCCAAGGGCAGCAGCAGTAGTAATTGATGTCCTGAATCTTCTTTACGACTATGGTATCAACACAGAAGGTCTCATAGAACAGGCAGAGAAGATCGAAATAGAGATGCAGAGACTCGCTGAGGATGTAAGGACAACCGAACAACCCACTGCAGGTGGAAGAAAAGAGTTCCCAATGTACGGGTGATAACATGGAATATATTGCTTTGACAGGAATATCTGAGCGTGTTATCTCAGAACTGAGACAAAACAGGCTTCTGACAATCGAGATCAGGAGTCCTAACAACTTTCTGGCTGCACTGCGCATGAACGTAGGAGAAATGCTGTTCCTGACCCACACAAGTGCCGAGGATCTCACAGGTGGCAGCATGGGTATAATCACAAAACTGGTCAGGCATCAGGTATCAACCCACCGCGTAATGCAGAGCAACGAAGCCTTTTATGAGGAACGTGAAACCACGAGCCTCAGACTTCAGCTCGACCCAAACTGTATTGCACGTGTAAGAAAAGTCCTGAACAACACCATCGGTGAAGTCACAAAAGTAGATGCTGAAGAAATCCCACTCTACAATGCCAGATGATTGTAATCAATGAGTGTAATTAGTAGGATTAGTAGGTTCAATCAAATAGACATACATAATTAATCAAAAGTTTCAGGGATGGTTTTAAGTCCCTCTTCTATTTTTTCCAGCATACTATATGAAATTCCAATCGGAACTTCCTCATTAGCATAGCCGCTATGTTTCCTAGAACCCTTGCAGCCATAGGATATCCCAATTCCCTCTTTCAGTACCCTTGCAGTACAATCTCCACATATGGATGCCGCACCAATTGATCTTGAAGTGATACTCTCTCCAAAATGAAATGCATATGCCTGTATAATCTTCATTGCACTTTCAGGTTTAAGATAAAGCAAAAGAACATCAAATTCACCATCATTCTTCTTAAGCGGCTCGATTTTAATTGACCTGTACTCTTTTTCAATCCTCGGGAGTGAGTCCACAGCTCTCTTTGCAGTCTCTTCGTCTTTGTAGCGATTGGATTTCAGGTAATAATCTGCCGGACTGTTTTCACTCAGGCCAAGTATGAATTTTCCGGGTCTGCATCTCTGGTCTTCTATCAGGAAAGATTCTCCGTTTCGTGCCAGATGAATTAGTTCACAGTAAAGCCTCTCTGAAGTTTCACCTTCATCATCACACAGGGAGATGCACACAGGTTCGCCTTCGTCCATAAGCGCTTCAATATTCGGGTAATTTTGATAATATTGATGATTTGAATAATCAGGAGAATTTGAATCGTTGTATGTTTTCATAATCTCATTTCCTGTTCTTGTGTTCCGGAATTTCTATCTTAGCTTCCGCCGCATACATATGTGCAAGTCTCGTAGGTTCTGGCAATTTATATCCTTTCAGGCAGTGTTTTACAATTTCAAGCGAGCTTTCAACAGAAACCTTGTGTCCGGGTGCGATTATGATTGGATTGCTACGTTTATTACTTTTCAGAAGCCAGCCAACCTGTTCACCTTTGAACATCAGTTTTTGTGATTCTCCCACCTCATTAGGTGTTTCGGATTCACCGCAAAGGATCTTTTTGGAAACTCCAATTGTCGGGATATCCATAACCGCTCCAAAATAAGTAGCCATGCCTGCCTTAATCGGATGATTGATGCCGCAGGAATCAAACACAATTATGTCCGGTTTATTTTTAAGTTCCGTAAAAACAGATGCAATGGCTTTTCCTTCCCTGAAGTTCAGGTAGGTGGGTATGTAAGGAAGAGGCACTTTCTGTACAATGTGCTTTTTCTCAATTAGTTCAAGTGATTTATAGTCCAGGACAGGCATAGAGCAGATGATTTTATCGTCATAATATGCGCAGTCCACACCTGCTATTCTGTCTATCTTTCCAAAGCCATCCTCAAGGCTGAGATTCCCAATGGCTTTGTTCTGGAGGAGTCTTAGTTCCTCCAGAGTACGTGAAGATGGATCGAACCAGTAATCCAGTTCGCTATTATTCAATAGTTGCCCTCACAGTAGTGAACACAGGTCCACGGATGTCTATTTTCTTCTTGTTGCTTGTGATAAAGCGCTGTGCCAGTGGTTCAAGGCGAATGTTAATCTCGGAAGGAACCTTCACGATTCTGACCCTTGTTTCAACTTCGCTTTCACCATTTTCAACAGCACATTCAATATCCTTTGCAGCCTGGCATGCAAAAGCATCAAGGAACCTTACACCAGTCCTTGCAGAATGGTTCTCAAGTACTTTCTTCCACTTCTTATTGTCAGGTACGCCAAGTACGTCATTTTCGTATGCAACAATTTCATTAAACACTGCAGGTCCACAGAGTTTTGTTTCCTCTTCCGGTTCAATAACCGAGACCTTTACTGTCTTTCCTTTGACTGTACCTTCCCATGCAGGGAATTCACACGGACTTGGGGTTGAACCATTCTCCTCACAGACAGCCACGATAGCCTTTACAATTTCCATTCCTTCTTCAGTCTCAGGAACATTAGCCACATGCACTGTCTTTGCAAGTTCGTTGTCGGTCATCTTCCATTCAGAATACTGAGTAATCTGTGGATATGTGAGAGAACGGATGTCAGTTGCATCGTGGAGTATCATTGCAAGCCTTTCCACGCCAAGTCCCAGGTTCATCACAGGATAGGGTATATCGTACTGTGAGAGGGCTGTAGGTGAGTAAATTCCAAAGGTTGCTATCTCTATCCATCCGTCGGAGTATTTTGTCTTAGAACCCACCAGATTTGGATGGTAAGCAAATACCTCTATCTGTGTGTCAGGTACGTAGTACTTGCTGCGCTTGTCATCCGGCCTGAACATAAACTTCTCAAAACCGAACTGTGAAAGTAATCCCTGCGCTACTGCTTTTCCGTGGTCTATGGTCACATTCTCATCCATAATCACACAGGATGCAGAGTAGTAAGTCATCAGACGTGCCGCATCTTCGTCCTGCTCCCTTCTGAAGCAGCGGTCAATTGAGAAGAAATTGAAAGGCGGGTTTGCACGTTCAATTACTGATGCAAGACTGATGAACCATCCTGAAGTCATGTGACTTCTGAGTGTCTTCTTGGTAGCCTGAGGAATGAGTTCCTTAAATTCCGGGAAGACCTGGTCAATCATCTCAACAACAAGTGAGTCTGATACGTTGATACTTGCTGCAATCTCAGGTACGAGGTCATCTCCTTCGACATCTCCCTTCTTGTATGCGTGAAGAACTTTCCTGATGGTCTCAATGGCTTCATCATCAACTCCCCCGAGTATCTCCTTAATCTCAGCGATACGCTCGTCTGAGATACCTACATTCGGACGTGGGAGTCCTGCAAGGTAGAAGCATCTGTCAAGGACAGCCAGCGCTTCATGGCTGAACTGCTTGTGAACCTCTCTCTCATCAACAATAAGCGGGTTCATCATTTCCTCAAATCCCATTCTGAGGTAAGCATCACGAAGCTTTGAGATTGTGTCATAAACCGGATGTGGCTTACCATATTTGATAGTCATATGTGGGTACTGTTCATTCAGCTTTGACTCGCTGATGTACTCTGTACCCTTATTCCATGCAGCGTCAAAATCCTCGCTTGCTGCTTTTTTGATATCATCAGGGTTGAATTTCATGTATATTCCTCGTAATATGTGTAAATATGTAACTGAATTGAAAGCGGGTTAATTTTGATTAATTGACTAGTTTATTCTATTCTCAAATTCCTTCATTGCCTTTTCCAGCTTCTGCTGGCGCATTGCATTTGTAAGGTCGCCTCTGGTCTTCTCTATAATTGACCTAGTGACATCGGTCTTATGTCGAAGTCCGTGTGTCATGGCGTCGGGATAGTCAAACATCATGAGGCAATTGTATATCTCTTCCATCAGGCCCAGGTATTTTTCTCCTTCTTCGGGAGTATCTTTTCTAATAAGATCCAGAATATGTCGTCTGAGTTCCCCGCCAACATCTCCAAGCCCGTTAAGGTATGCTACGTTGCTGACATTAAGTTCCTGAGGTCCGGGAATCTCGTCATCTTCACCGCTGAGTATGTTGTACACAACAAGGCATTCGACGAATTCCTGCTGGGCATGTTCCAGAAAACCGGAATAGTATATGTCAGGATGATCCGCAAGCAATGTATCCATTTTTTCTATCATTTCTACGGATTTGGATATCAGCAAATTTGCTTTATCAAAATCCCTGTTATGTATGCTGTACATTGCTGTCCTGCAGTTGCGCACAACATCTCTGGAAATTGCCAGAGTGCTTTCTCTTGCTTTGTCTTTTTCCTCAAAGCTGTCTTTTATACTACAGGATATATTGTAGATCATTCCAATCCTTTAGTTCATTTACAGCTTGATATAAACAGTTTTTCAAAAGCCTGGATAAAAACAGTGATATTTTGTCGAAACTACGGCCTATGCATAGTTCAAAATTAAAAAAAGTAAAAGGCGAACAATTATATTGTTCGTTTTACTCGTCGACCGGAATGGTCTCGAGCTGGCTTGCAACATCCCAGATGAGTGTTCTTGTGTGAACAGGGATGTTAGGGTCGTTGCTGATATCCTCAAGAATGGATATGCTTGATGATGTCCTCAAAAAGAGAGGTTCATCTTTCTTACTTAATGTTTCCAGTATATCATTTGCAGAACGCCTAATGTTTCTTGGTACTGAATTATCGTTTGCGATATATTCTAACTTTTGTTTGCATTCTTCAATGACTTGATCAAAATTTGACATGTAGGATCACCTTGATAAGTTTGAAATCAAAATAGGGTTGCTCAATTTATCCCTAAATAATTATATTCTATAAAAAGACTTTCATTGGTATATAGGTTTTGAGAAAAAGGAGATAACATGTCAAACACTGATGATGAAAATATACAAAAAATATCCCGAATGCTTGAGATTGGCGGAACAATGCTTGCACAACATTGTGGCAACTGTGGAGCCCCTCTCTTCCGCTATCAGGGTAGGGTACTATGTCCGGTCTGTGATGATGTTCGCGACCCACGTGGAAGCATGCAGCAAGCATCTGCTCCGGTAGTTACACCTGAGCCAGAAACAGAAATTTCTCCAGTAGAAGAAAAGAAAACTCCGGTTGCGGCAGTTCCGAAAACCACGCCTGTAAGATCTCAGTCTGAAGATACATCTGTGGGACAATCAACTTCAGCTCCGGCATCAATCCCTGAACTGGAAAATTTGCTCGTAAGAAAAATGGTTTCACTTGCAAATACTATGCAGGATGAAACTGATGTAAGAAGAATATCTGATTATCTTGATATGATCGAACGCTGTATGGATATAATGAATAAAATGAAGTAGCCAGGTAATCTTCAATTTGGTAAGTGGTAAACTCCACTTAACTCCCTTTTTTATTTTTAGGAATCAACGCTTATACTCACTGCCGATAATTTCCCTTATTTTTGCTGCGGTCTTGGGTCCAACATTGTTGACATCAAGCAGTTCTTCATAACTGGCTTTCATCACATTTTCCACAGAACCGAAATGTTTCAGGAGGTTTCTGGCTGCTTTCGGACCGATATCAGATATTGAAGACACAACATATTCCTGCTGCTGTGGAAGCATAGCAGCAGCTTTCTTCCCGTGCATGTTAACTTCCCGTTTCTCATCAACCTGCTCTCTTTTTGCAACCTGTTGTAAGAGGGCAGCAGTATCTTCCGGGTCGCGCGTATAGAATATTGAAACCCCAAAATCCAGTGATATTGATGACAGGGTTCCATGAATTGCATTCGGATTTATTCCTCTGCAATTAAAGAGGCTTTCACCCTCAATTATCAGTATTGGCTTTTCATAGGCTCTTGAGAGGTTTGATATCTGCTCGAACAGTTTTTGTTCAATAAGCGAACCCACAAAGTCCTGTGTATCTTTCCTTTCCGCAGCAATGCGGTCACTCAGGATGTAGTCACCAACTTCCAGTGTTTTTACTGTAATTTCAACACCGTTTCTGTCAAGGGAACGGGCAACAGAACTGCGAATCTCACGCTGGTCCACAACAATTTTGATATTATCCTTGTTTTCAGGTTTAGATTCATTGTTGTCATCGTATTCAAACAATGTCTTCTGGTCCTTCCCGTTACTATCCAGCATGAATTCCTCTTCAATTGAGTTATTCTTCCGTGCCGGCATGGCTGACTGAAGCTCTTTCATGTTGCTCTGCATTTTCCTTTCCTTTGAAAGGCTGCTCCAGTAGTATCCTTCATCCCTGGTGCCTTTTGTAACTAGAACAACAACACGACCTTCATGCTTTCTTCCTGTTCGCCCTTTTCTCTGGATACTCCTAATTTCAGAGGGAATTGGTTCGTAAAACAACACAAGATCTGTTGATGGAATATCAAGGCCTTCCTCTGCAACCGAGGTTGCCACAAGAACATTGTAATCTCCAGCCTTGAATTGTTCGATTATCTCGACCTGTTGCTTCTGTGTCAGTCCCTTATCCTTGTATTTGGACGCCTGTCCCACAAATCTCACAGGTCTTATCCCTTCAACTTCGGCAAGTGCTTTTGTCAGCATCTCGGCTGTGTCACGATAATTTGCAAAAACAATAACTCTGGAATGCGGCTTGTTCTCAAGTTCATTAAGGACTATATCTTTCACATATTCCAGTTTGGGATGCTCAAGGTCACAGTCTTTCAGGCGGTGTACGACCTGCCTGATGTAAAGGTCTTCAGCAAGACGCTTTGAAGCCTTGCTTCCACTTTTAGAACCTGCTTCGTTGTCCAGTCTTTCCATGTACATACGGAGAGCTTCAAGTCCCTGAGTTTCTGTGATTTCCACAGCGTGGCTTACTTTCAGTATCTCTGCAAGCAAGGAAATTGCACTATAAACTGAAGTATCGGGCATTCCTCCCCTGAGTTCTCCCTGAAGTTTTGTCTGCAATCCAAGAAGGTCTTTTTTTGAGACAAATCTCTTATTATATATTGGGTAACCAAGTTCAGTAAGCTTCTTGTACCTGTCTTCAAGGACCTTATTCAACAGGTCTTTAATCTCTTTCATTTCGTCAGGAAGGTTGATGCGCTTCCATTCGATCTCTTTTTTATGAATGTAAGGTTTGACATCGCTATCTGATTCAGTTTTAACGGCAACCGATTCAATGTGAAGTGATTCACAGACCTCCGCTATCTTCTCATCAGAACTTCCAGGACTTGCAGTAATCCCTAAACAAAGAGGGTTTTTTGCGGTTTCAAAATATTTCTCTGCAATATAGGTATAAGCGTAATTTCCAACTGCACGGTGTGCCTCATCAAATGTAATGTGTGTAACATTTTCAAGACTTATTCTTTTGGTAAGTATGTCATTCTCAATGACCTGCGGTGTGGAAATGATTACTTTGCCTGTTTTCCAGAGTTCTGATCTTTTTTCAGGACTGATGCTACCTGTGAATGTGAGGACTTCTTCCTCCGGAATGTTCATTACATTTTTGAAAAAAGATGCATGCTGTTCCACAAGAGGTTTTGTTGGTGAGAGCACCATGACCTTGCCGCCTAATTTCTCAAGGCGAGATGCCATGACAAGAAGACATACAACGGTTTTTCCAAGTCCGGTTGGCAAAACCACAAGTGTGGAAACATCAAGAGCCTTGCCCGCCAGATCAAGTTGATATAGCCTCTGCTCCACAGTATCTGCTTTTATCAAAGGGTGTTTGATATATTCCGGCATGTTACCATACTTGCATGTTTGCAATTTTTATGATTATTATAATATTTACATTAAGTATCTGGTTTTGCAATATATAATCTCTTCAGGCTTTTAAAGCTGAGCTAAGCAGGGTGAAAGTATTGTTTAATTTCGAAAACAGGAAATGAACTAATAAAGTAAAAGAAAAACTAAAAGAGAAAAGAAAATGAATTTAGAGTGCTTTTCCAGCACTCTCAAAATCCCTATTCATGTAAATCATCTCATAAATAAGGTCTGCAATTCCGTCAATTGGTGCACGAACCTGCTTCATGCTGTCCCTGTCCCTGATTGTGACGGTGTTATCTTCCAGTGTATCATAGTCTATTGTAATGGAGTATGGTGTTCCAATCTCATCGTTTCTTCTGTAACGTCTTCCGATGGTTCCTGAGTCATCATAGGAAACAAGCAGGCCTTTTTGTTTCAACTGAGCCTCGATTTGCCTTGCAGGGTTGATGAGTTCTTCCCTTGTAAGCAGTGGAAGAATTGCAACCTGTACAGGAGAGACTTCCTTCTTGAATCTCAGGACAATCCTTGCTTCTGCCTCTTCATTCTCAGTTTCTTCCTTGCCGCTGACCATTTCCTCTTCAAATGCATGTTCCATGGTTGAGTAGAATATCCTGTCAATACCGTAGGATGGCTCGATAACGTGAGGAATGACATTTTCTCCGCTTATCTTGACAGTTTCCTCTGCAAACTCGACAATATCTCCGGGTACAGTTACTTCTTCTCCGTCAACAGTGATTGTGATGTTCTCCTGTTCGAGTTCTGCCTGGTTGAGTGCTTTGAGTGCATCTGCAACAGCCTTTGCCTTTCCTTTGAAGAGTGGTCCGAGTTTACCCATATTTGGCTTGACAACAAACTGAGTAACCATCTTAGGTTCGCTGTATTCTCTGTAGATTGAGAGTTCGGTCTTGCTTACAGCAGCATGTGCCTTCAGGTCATAGTCTGTCCTGTCTGCAATTCCCACAACTTCTACCCAGTCGAATCTGTCAGTTAGAATCTCAGCATCCCAGCAGTCTATTGCATAGTGTGCCATCTCATCTTTCTGGTGCTGTCTGAATCTCAGCTTGTCTGCTGAAATTCCAATACGCTGGAGAAAATGGTTTGTAAGTCCTATCTGGTAAGCGAGGAACTCGTGGGCAATGGTGCCTTTCTCCACTGCTTCGCCGAGAGTCATTTTCTCGATAACACCTTTATGCTGTGCTTCCTCGGAGTAAAGGTTGATAACAGTGTCAGCAAACCTGCTGAAGTTTGCGTGTTTTTTGTCGTTAGGATCAATAAATATCTCAGCTTCAGCCTGGGTAAATTCTCTTAGCCTGATAACTCCCTGTCTTGGTGAGATCTCGTTACGGTAGGATTTTCCGATCTGTGTTGCACCGAACGGAAGTTTCTCACGGTAGAATCTTGCGAGTCTTAAAAAGTCAACAAACATTCCCTGTGCAGTCTCAGGACGCATGTATCCCTGTCTTCCTGTACCCGGGCCGATGTTTGTCTTGAACATGAGGTTAAATTCATAGGCCTCTCCCAGTTCCCCATCACATTCAGGACACCTGACATTGTTCTCTATTATAACTTTGTCAAGCTCTTTGACGTGAAGTGCGTCAGCACAGTCTACTATTTTGTCAATAAGATGATCTGCCCTGAATGCTTCTCCACAGTTTTTACATTCACAGAGAGGATCTGAGAAACCGCCAACGTGACCTGATGCCACGAAAACTTCTTCAATACCGATTGTTGGGGCTTCTATCTCCATGAAACCCTCCTGTACAACGTAGGTTTCTCTCCAGATCTGCTCAATCCTGCGCTTTAAGGTGCTTCCAAGTGGTCCGTAGTCGTAAAATCCTGCGGTTCCTCCGTATAGCTCAAAAGAGTTCCACAAAAATCCGCGACGTTTAGCCAGTTCTATTACCTGCTCATATTTATCCATGAATGATCCTCGATAATTGTGTATATCTATGATTCTTATGAGTCATCGATATGCCC from Methanolobus tindarius DSM 2278 harbors:
- the glyS gene encoding glycine--tRNA ligase; translation: MDKYEQVIELAKRRGFLWNSFELYGGTAGFYDYGPLGSTLKRRIEQIWRETYVVQEGFMEIEAPTIGIEEVFVASGHVGGFSDPLCECKNCGEAFRADHLIDKIVDCADALHVKELDKVIIENNVRCPECDGELGEAYEFNLMFKTNIGPGTGRQGYMRPETAQGMFVDFLRLARFYREKLPFGATQIGKSYRNEISPRQGVIRLREFTQAEAEIFIDPNDKKHANFSRFADTVINLYSEEAQHKGVIEKMTLGEAVEKGTIAHEFLAYQIGLTNHFLQRIGISADKLRFRQHQKDEMAHYAIDCWDAEILTDRFDWVEVVGIADRTDYDLKAHAAVSKTELSIYREYSEPKMVTQFVVKPNMGKLGPLFKGKAKAVADALKALNQAELEQENITITVDGEEVTVPGDIVEFAEETVKISGENVIPHVIEPSYGIDRIFYSTMEHAFEEEMVSGKEETENEEAEARIVLRFKKEVSPVQVAILPLLTREELINPARQIEAQLKQKGLLVSYDDSGTIGRRYRRNDEIGTPYSITIDYDTLEDNTVTIRDRDSMKQVRAPIDGIADLIYEMIYMNRDFESAGKAL